A genomic window from Pecten maximus chromosome 2, xPecMax1.1, whole genome shotgun sequence includes:
- the LOC117322323 gene encoding cyclin-dependent kinase 9-like — translation MEQTPCLPHVPVPSSSTTTKQNNSPRVSNGSTTIKYEDFNFEFIPEESKYEKLTKIGQGTFGEVFKAIDRKSRRLVAMKKILMENEKEGFPITALREIKILQLLHHENVLNLVEICRTRATPYNRGMSTFYMVSDFAEHDLAGLLSNTHVRFSLGEIKKIMQQLLNGLYFIHENKILHRDLKAANILITKHGVLKLADFGLARAWSQPQRSNKNKYTNRVVTLWYRPPELLLGERNYGPIIDLWGAGCIMAELWTRTPIMQGKTEQNQMFLICQLCGSITTDVWPNVDKYDLFAQMELPTGQKRKVKERLKAYVKDQYALDLIDKLLVLDPSKRYDANTALNHDFFWTEPEPIDLAKTLSKHTTSMFEYLAPPRRGVQQGHRPHQPQMHRPVHNNDQHFDQVY, via the exons ATGGAGCAGACGCCGTGCCTTCCCCATGTGCCGGTTCCTTCTAGTTCCACGACAACAAAACAGAATAATTCTCCACGTGTTTCCAATGGGTCAACTACCATAAAATATGAGGACTTTAACTTTGAATTCATTCCTGAAGAGAGTAAATACGAGAAACTGACGAAAATTGGACAAGGTACTTTCGG GGAGGTGTTCAAAGCGATAGATAGGAAAAGTAGAAGACTAGTAGCTATGAAGAAAATTTTGATGGAAAATGAGAAAGAAGGG TTTCCAATTACTGCTTTaagagaaataaaaatactacAGCTGCTGCATCATGAAAATGTCCTGAATTTGGTAGAAATATGCAGAACGAGAG CCACTCCTTACAACAGAGGGATGAGCACTTTCTACATGGTGTCAGATTTTGCTGAGCATGACTTGGCAGGACTCCTCAGCAACACACATGTCCGATTCAGTCTGGgagaaataaaaaagattatGCAGCAGTTATTAAATGGTCTATACTTCATTCATGAGAACAAGATTTTACACAGAGACTTAAAGGCTGCAAACATACTCATAACTAAACATGGTGTGTTAAAGCTGGCAGATTTTGGCCTCGCTCGTGCATGGAGTCAACCTCAGCGTAGTAACAAGAACAAATACACAAATCGTGTGGTGACGTTGTGGTACCGACCTCCAGAGTTGTTGCTTGGGGAAAGAAACTATGGACCAATCATAGACCTGTGGGGTGCAGGATGCATTATGGCTGAACTATGGACACGCACACCAATCATGCAAGGAAAGACTGAACAAAATCAGATGTTCCTGATCTGCCAGTTGTGTGGCTCTATTACCACTGATGTCTGGCCAAATGTGGATAAATACGATCTCTTCGCTCAGATGGAACTACCTACTGGTCAAAAACGCAAAGTCAAGGAAAGACTCAAAGCTTATGTTAAAGACCAATATGCTCTTGACCTCATTGACAAACTTTTGGTACTTGACCCCTCAAAGAGGTATGATGCTAACACGGCCCTTAACCATGATTTCTTCTGGACAGAGCCTGAACCAATTGACCTGGCCAAAACTTTATCAAAGCACACAACATCCATGTTTGAATACCTAGCTCCACCTCGAAGAGGCGTTCAACAAGGTCATCGCCCCCACCAGCCACAGATGCACCGACCTGTACATAACAATGATCAGCATTTTGACCAAGTTTACTAA
- the LOC117322322 gene encoding LOW QUALITY PROTEIN: arylsulfatase B-like (The sequence of the model RefSeq protein was modified relative to this genomic sequence to represent the inferred CDS: deleted 1 base in 1 codon): MAYAVFGFIIHIFLISSALCQTQKPNILFILADDYGYNDIGYHGADIRTPNLNKLADGGVILENYYVQPLSTPTRSQLMSGRYQIHTGLQHGDITNAQPNGLPLNSPTLADKLKEAGYSTHAVGKWHLGFYKKDFMPMNRGFDTHYGFLTGSEDHYNHEDVPWFQRENLTLCGTDFRDGFQPVNSTTTYSTELYRDRVVEIISKHDTAKPLFLYLALQAVHTPLQVPKKYLESVSYLYGPRKIYAGMVVAMDQAIGEIVSAFQVKGIWNNTLLIFSTDNGGLVKHGGGSNWPLRGFKGSLWEGGIRGVAFAHGDVLGRSQVVSRDLMHVSDWYPTLVGLAGGSLNGTQPLDGIDQWKMLSGGSASAREILLHNIDPLTGPIGERMYNDTFDTRVRAALRWRQWKVLTGNPGNGSWVPGDCSGLETKRGSGGEPTKNLWLFDLSKDPNEMDDLSDVYPDITRKLLGMLEAANRTAVPCSFPDPDPDSNPTNFDGFWGPWLL, translated from the exons ATGGCTTATGCTGTGTTTGGTTTTATCATACATATTTTCTTAATCTCTTCTGCACTGTGTCAGACACAAAAACCTAATATCCTGTTCATCCTTGCTGATGACTATGGCTACAATGATATTGGTTACCATGGCGCCGACATCAGGACACCAAACCTTAACAAGCTGGCTGACGGGGGTGTTATACTGGAGAACTACTATGTCCAACCCTTGTCCACGCCGACACGTAGTCAGCTAATGTCTGGTCGCTATCAG ATACATACTGGATTACAACACGGTGACATCACCAACGCCCAACCCAATGGTCTTCCTCTCAACAGTCCAACACTCGCTGATAAATTGAAAGAGGCTGGCTATTCCACGCATGCTGTGGGCAAATGGCATTTGGGCTTCTACAAGAAAGATTTCATGCCGATGAATAGAGGCTTCGATACCCACTACG GATTTCTAACAGGCAGCGAAGATCATTATAACCAT GAGGATGTGCCTTGGTTTCAAAGGGAAAACCTGACGTTGTGCGGTACAGATTTCCGGGATGGATTTCAGCCTGTCAATAGCACTACAACCTACTCGACTGAACTCTATAGAGACCGGGTAGTGGAAATCATCAGCAAACACGACACAGCAAAG CCTCTATTCCTGTACCTTGCACTGCAGGCCGTCCACACACCACTTCAGGTCCCAAAGAAATATCTTGAAAGTGTATCTTACCTATATGGTCCACGTAAAATATATGCAG GTATGGTAGTTGCTATGGATCAAGCCATTGGGGAAATTGTGTCGGCATTTCAAGTAAAGGGAATATGGAACAACACCCTTTTGATATTTTCTACTG ACAATGGTGGACTTGTAAAGCACGGCGGAGGCAGTAATTGGCCACTACGAGGTTTCAAGGGCTCGCTTTGGGAAGGTGGAATCAGAGGCGTTGCATTCGCCCATGGTGACGTTCTAGGGCGGAGTCAAGTTGTCTCTAGAGATCTTATGCACGTCTCCGATTGGTATCCTACGCTCGTGGGTCTGGCCGGAGGTTCCCTTAATGGAACACAGCCATTGGATGGCATTGACCAATGGAAAATGCTAAG CGGAGGAAGCGCCAGTGCAAGAGAAATCCTTCTCCATAACATCGACCCTCTTACAGGCCCTATTGGGGAGCGGATGTATAACGATACCTTTGATACGAGAGTGAGAGCTGCACTACGATGGAGGCAATGGAAAGTCTTAACCGGAAATCCAG GTAATGGCAGCTGGGTTCCGGGAGATTGTTCCGGTCTAGAAACAAAGCGTGGAAGCGGTGGGGAACCAACAAAGAATCTGTGGTTATTCGACCTCAGCAAGGACCCTAACGAAATGGATGACTTATCTGACGTATACCCGGACATTACAAGGAAGTTATTGGGGATGCTGGAGGCAGCCAATAGAACTGCCGTGCCGTGTAGTTTCCCTGACCCAGATCCTGATTCTAATCCTACGAATTTTGATGGATTTTGGGGACCTTGGTTATTGTAG